A genomic stretch from Legionella adelaidensis includes:
- a CDS encoding protease inhibitor I42 family protein, whose protein sequence is MKKIIFFLSLLFSLLAYANNMHINADSKEAQFTVRLNGNPTTGYQWQVKQYDQGLFNLVAGDYTPANPQLIGGGGVMEYRFALKKGQAYPKNTTMVFTYVRPWDLSTATDKKVVVTFSP, encoded by the coding sequence ATGAAAAAAATAATATTTTTCTTATCTTTATTATTTTCTCTTTTAGCATATGCGAACAACATGCATATAAACGCTGATAGTAAAGAAGCACAGTTTACTGTCCGTTTGAATGGCAACCCTACAACGGGTTATCAATGGCAAGTTAAACAATATGACCAAGGTCTTTTTAATTTAGTAGCTGGTGATTACACCCCAGCTAACCCGCAGTTAATTGGCGGTGGTGGAGTAATGGAATATCGGTTTGCACTGAAAAAAGGACAGGCCTATCCCAAAAATACAACGATGGTATTCACTTACGTGAGGCCATGGGATTTAAGCACCGCCACGGATAAAAAAGTGGTGGTAACATTCTCACCTTAA
- a CDS encoding NAD-dependent malic enzyme, which translates to MLEFKTTRDSETGEWIVETSIQGKYLLTVPQLNKGTAFTLQERQAFGLLGKLPHRVESIDEQVERAFLQYSAYTTHLQKNIYLNNLHDKNQVLFYKLLNSHLAEMLPIIYTPIVGTAVKQFSREYRQPRGLYLAHTDQDSIDEILSNRSNPEIDLIVVTDGEGVLGIGDQGVGGMDIPVAKLMVYSLCGGIDPTRTLPIFLDTGTNNSELLNDPFYLGCRHPRISPEKYDEFIHKFICSVKRNFPHAFLHWEDLGRNNARRILDKYQESLCTFNDDIQGTGAVTLAALLAACNITGLPLEQNRIVVYGAGSAGTGISDQIVDSFIRLGLSREEALARFWLIDKDGLLTEKNTHLTEAQKPYARKCEEIASWKPEGPYPSLNETLSHVEPTILIGCSAQKDAFSNEIIEMMCRYADRPIIFPLSNPDEKCEARPQNIMEWSKGKALIATGTPFEPVKYEDKIITIAQCNNALIFPGIGLGLIAVQATHLTKDMLSAAALALSKFSPSNTNSSLPLLPSLENAQEVAKHIAIAVAQVAIESGLATSNQKADLPRLIEDSFWQPRYLPFKKIERVF; encoded by the coding sequence ATGCTCGAATTTAAAACAACACGCGATTCAGAAACCGGCGAATGGATTGTAGAAACTTCCATTCAGGGAAAATACTTGCTTACGGTCCCTCAATTAAATAAAGGAACAGCTTTTACCCTTCAGGAAAGGCAAGCTTTTGGTTTATTAGGTAAGCTGCCGCATCGCGTAGAATCCATTGACGAACAAGTGGAGAGAGCTTTTTTACAATATTCTGCTTATACAACGCACTTACAAAAAAATATTTATTTAAATAATTTACATGACAAAAACCAGGTTCTTTTTTATAAACTATTAAATAGCCATCTTGCGGAAATGTTGCCTATTATCTATACCCCTATAGTTGGAACCGCAGTTAAACAATTTAGTAGAGAATATAGACAACCACGTGGTTTATATCTTGCTCATACCGATCAGGATTCTATTGACGAAATATTAAGCAATCGCTCTAATCCGGAAATTGACCTTATCGTAGTGACTGATGGAGAAGGCGTTTTAGGAATTGGTGATCAGGGTGTGGGTGGAATGGATATACCGGTAGCCAAACTCATGGTTTATAGCTTGTGTGGAGGTATCGATCCAACGCGTACGCTGCCCATTTTCCTGGACACTGGAACTAACAATTCCGAATTATTGAATGATCCCTTCTATTTAGGGTGTCGTCATCCGCGTATTTCTCCCGAAAAATATGATGAATTTATTCATAAATTTATTTGTAGTGTTAAACGAAATTTCCCCCATGCATTTTTACATTGGGAGGACTTAGGAAGAAACAACGCCCGTCGCATTTTGGATAAATATCAAGAGAGCTTATGTACCTTTAATGATGATATTCAAGGAACTGGTGCGGTAACCCTAGCTGCTTTGCTTGCTGCGTGTAATATTACGGGTTTACCTCTCGAACAAAATCGAATTGTTGTTTATGGTGCAGGTTCAGCAGGAACTGGTATTAGTGATCAAATTGTCGATTCCTTCATTCGCTTAGGCTTATCTCGTGAGGAAGCCTTGGCAAGATTCTGGTTAATTGATAAAGATGGGTTACTCACGGAGAAAAATACACACTTAACCGAAGCGCAAAAACCTTATGCTCGAAAATGTGAAGAAATTGCCAGCTGGAAGCCAGAGGGTCCATACCCTTCTTTAAATGAAACATTAAGCCATGTAGAACCTACTATATTGATTGGATGCTCAGCTCAAAAAGATGCATTTTCGAATGAAATAATTGAGATGATGTGCCGCTATGCCGACAGACCGATTATTTTCCCCCTTTCCAATCCTGATGAAAAATGCGAAGCGCGTCCTCAAAATATTATGGAGTGGAGTAAAGGTAAAGCCTTAATTGCCACCGGAACTCCTTTTGAACCCGTCAAATATGAGGACAAAATTATTACTATTGCTCAATGCAATAATGCGCTAATTTTTCCCGGCATAGGTTTAGGCTTAATTGCGGTACAGGCAACCCACTTAACCAAGGATATGCTCAGCGCAGCCGCTCTAGCACTTAGTAAATTTTCCCCAAGCAACACCAATAGCTCTCTACCCCTACTCCCTTCATTAGAAAATGCTCAGGAAGTAGCCAAACACATTGCCATTGCGGTTGCTCAAGTTGCCATAGAGAGTGGGTTAGCCACAAGCAATCAAAAAGCCGACTTGCCTCGTCTTATTGAGGACAGCTTCTGGCAGCCACGCTACCTACCATTTAAAAAGATAGAGCGGGTCTTTTAA
- a CDS encoding class I SAM-dependent methyltransferase — translation MFQFFKELVPPKCTVWDCGTGNGQAAYGLAKCFQHVIGTDRSLEQLKLAKRRENILYVCSPAEKTPIPSNTIDFITIAQALHWFDLPLFYEEVIRVAREEAYLAAWCYSLCQITPQIDRIVAHLYEQILGEQYWPKERIYIEEEYKTIPFPFKRIESPAFVIRKKMNLYDFLGYLNTWSAVKEYERREGKNPLGIILNDLQSAWDRIDKKLDTLWPIHMLVGKV, via the coding sequence ATGTTTCAATTTTTTAAAGAACTTGTGCCTCCAAAATGTACAGTTTGGGATTGTGGGACAGGTAATGGTCAAGCTGCATATGGTTTAGCTAAGTGTTTTCAACATGTAATCGGAACCGATAGAAGTTTAGAACAGTTAAAACTTGCTAAACGCCGCGAAAACATCCTCTATGTTTGTTCGCCTGCTGAAAAAACACCGATACCTTCAAATACCATTGATTTTATTACCATCGCACAAGCGCTTCATTGGTTTGATTTGCCGCTATTTTATGAAGAAGTAATCCGCGTCGCGCGAGAAGAAGCCTACTTGGCTGCGTGGTGTTACTCGCTTTGCCAAATAACTCCCCAAATTGATAGGATTGTGGCGCATTTGTATGAGCAAATCTTAGGAGAGCAGTATTGGCCTAAAGAAAGAATCTATATTGAGGAAGAATACAAAACCATCCCCTTTCCTTTTAAGAGAATAGAAAGCCCTGCTTTTGTAATTAGAAAGAAAATGAATTTGTATGACTTTTTAGGCTATTTAAATACATGGTCCGCTGTTAAAGAGTACGAAAGAAGGGAGGGGAAAAATCCTTTGGGAATTATTTTGAACGATTTACAATCAGCATGGGATAGAATTGATAAAAAATTAGATACCCTTTGGCCGATACATATGTTGGTGGGAAAAGTGTAG
- the surE gene encoding 5'/3'-nucleotidase SurE: MRILISNDDGVSAPGIRALVNELATVAELEVIAPDRNRSGASNSLTLSRPLRVKKLENGHYCVEGTPTDCVHLGLTGFLDPIPEMVVSGINEGANLGDDILYSGTVAAAMEGRSLGFPAIAVSMVGENIQHYDTAAYITKQLVTKLCSQNLPAQTIFNVNIPDLPLNAIKGIEVTRLGTRHGSEPIIKEYDPRGKPMYWIGPPGGAADAGPGTDFFAIHNQCVSITPLHLDMTHYKIFDSVSTWMEGVNWGL, translated from the coding sequence ATGCGAATTTTGATAAGCAATGATGACGGGGTGTCTGCACCCGGAATTCGTGCTTTGGTTAATGAATTAGCGACCGTTGCCGAGCTTGAAGTAATTGCCCCTGATAGAAATCGTAGTGGAGCTAGTAATTCACTGACTTTATCCAGGCCACTTCGGGTAAAAAAATTAGAAAATGGTCATTATTGCGTTGAGGGTACGCCTACTGATTGCGTTCATCTGGGTTTAACAGGATTTCTCGATCCTATCCCGGAAATGGTAGTCTCAGGGATAAACGAGGGGGCGAACTTAGGCGATGATATTCTATACTCGGGTACAGTGGCTGCTGCAATGGAAGGGAGGTCTTTAGGATTTCCCGCTATTGCGGTATCCATGGTCGGGGAAAATATCCAACACTATGATACTGCAGCTTATATTACTAAGCAGTTAGTCACCAAACTATGTTCTCAAAATCTTCCCGCGCAAACGATTTTCAATGTAAACATCCCAGACTTGCCACTCAATGCAATTAAAGGCATAGAGGTTACCCGTTTGGGTACACGCCATGGATCTGAGCCGATTATTAAAGAATATGATCCGCGCGGAAAACCAATGTATTGGATTGGACCTCCTGGTGGAGCGGCGGATGCAGGACCAGGGACTGATTTTTTTGCTATTCACAATCAATGTGTTTCAATTACCCCATTACATTTAGATATGACACATTATAAAATATTTGATTCAGTTTCTACCTGGATGGAAGGAGTCAACTGGGGTTTATGA